Proteins encoded in a region of the Pseudomonas sp. PDNC002 genome:
- a CDS encoding antitoxin Xre/MbcA/ParS toxin-binding domain-containing protein translates to MSALLKENPAADAVLAKAVLTAREHLAMTQQELAAIVGVDRSAVSRWKQGGLRVDSKTGELALLLVRIYRSLFALFGGNLEDMRHFLRTANHHLGGAPLELMEQVQGLVAVVEYLDAIRGKA, encoded by the coding sequence ATGAGCGCTCTGCTGAAAGAAAATCCCGCCGCCGATGCCGTGCTGGCGAAGGCTGTCTTGACCGCACGCGAGCATCTGGCGATGACCCAGCAGGAGCTGGCCGCCATCGTCGGCGTGGATCGCAGCGCGGTCAGCCGCTGGAAGCAGGGCGGCCTGCGCGTGGACAGCAAGACGGGCGAACTGGCTCTGTTGCTTGTGCGTATCTACCGCTCTCTATTCGCGCTGTTCGGCGGCAACCTGGAGGATATGCGCCACTTCCTGCGCACCGCGAACCATCACCTGGGCGGCGCGCCGCTGGAGCTCATGGAGCAAGTGCAGGGATTGGTGGCGGTAGTCGAGTACCTCGACGCGATCCGGGGCAAGGCCTGA
- a CDS encoding RcnB family protein has product MKKTVALFCAALMLGSPLASFAQPGNGPDHARPHPDNRPQQQQQRPPQQQPHSPQHQAHNGPHNGHDWRAQPGHADPRYYRNPSYRPQAGMPVPHRDWRRGVVVQPVYRGDRYWVTDWHARHLYAPPRDHRWLYVNGDYVLVAIASGLIVNILAGY; this is encoded by the coding sequence ATGAAGAAAACCGTCGCCCTGTTCTGTGCCGCCCTGATGCTCGGTAGTCCGCTGGCGAGTTTCGCTCAGCCGGGGAACGGCCCGGACCATGCCCGGCCCCATCCGGACAATCGCCCGCAGCAACAGCAGCAGCGGCCCCCGCAACAACAGCCACACTCGCCGCAGCATCAAGCACACAACGGCCCGCACAATGGGCACGATTGGCGGGCCCAGCCGGGACATGCCGATCCGCGCTACTACCGCAATCCGAGCTACCGCCCACAAGCAGGCATGCCGGTGCCGCATCGTGACTGGCGACGCGGCGTGGTGGTGCAGCCGGTCTACCGCGGCGACCGCTACTGGGTCACCGACTGGCACGCGCGTCACCTGTACGCGCCGCCGCGCGATCACCGCTGGCTGTATGTCAATGGCGACTACGTCCTGGTCGCCATCGCCAGCGGTCTGATCGTCAATATCCTGGCCGGTTACTGA
- a CDS encoding GreA/GreB family elongation factor translates to MDKKRAYQLILARLAEDLDVIVRAARTAHETATHEENVAENKYDTLGLEAAYLAAGQSRRVEEIRQALSLFENLLLRDFDDELGIQTSALVQLVNEQDQQRWVFLGPDGAGVKVQYDGMEILVITSRAPLGGALLHRHPGDEVEVGTGSARQRYEILAAY, encoded by the coding sequence ATGGACAAGAAACGCGCCTACCAACTCATCCTCGCTCGCCTCGCCGAAGACCTCGATGTGATCGTGCGCGCCGCTCGGACGGCCCATGAAACAGCGACCCACGAGGAGAACGTCGCCGAGAACAAGTACGACACCCTTGGCCTCGAGGCCGCTTACCTCGCCGCCGGCCAGTCGCGCCGCGTGGAGGAGATCCGCCAGGCGCTGTCGCTGTTCGAGAACCTGCTGTTGCGCGATTTCGATGACGAGCTGGGCATACAGACCAGCGCCCTGGTGCAGTTGGTCAACGAACAGGACCAGCAGCGCTGGGTCTTCCTCGGCCCGGATGGCGCCGGCGTCAAGGTGCAGTACGACGGCATGGAGATCCTGGTCATCACCAGCCGCGCCCCGCTGGGCGGCGCCCTGCTCCATCGCCACCCCGGCGATGAAGTGGAAGTGGGCACCGGCAGCGCCCGGCAGCGCTACGAGATCCTCGCCGCCTATTGA